Below is a window of Cataglyphis hispanica isolate Lineage 1 chromosome 2, ULB_Chis1_1.0, whole genome shotgun sequence DNA.
TAGACAggtctaaatatttatgcgcGCTGAGAGAGCGACTTTCAGGCAGCGCGATGCCTTCTGGCTAGTTTATATAACGTCGACCGTTTAAGTGCTTGTTCAAGATCTTTCCGTTTGGTCGTGTGCATCGTATACACATCATTTACATCTCTCTCGctttccccctctctctctctctctctctctctctctcttcgattTTATTAGATACACACCTCGCACCTGCgcatgcattttaattttactttaattttatttgtatgtgcGCAGAATGATCGTAAGATGGTGACCAAATGTCTGCTGATATTATTGGCAATATTTCTGTCCTGTGTGTATGTGTCAGGTTTTCCTAAAAAGGTCATTATAggtaagataaattttcattgattttgatctatgagaaaaatatgaataaaataaatgaaagacattgaaaacattatttttgtattcattttttgttacggattttaaaatgttttgataaaatgtagataaatatttagcgAAATAAATCTTCCgctttaaatagttttattttacgagatatttattaaacctATTTATAACAGAATCTTTTCATGATTTTTGtaacttattgttaaatatctaatattaataatgatgcaATGTTAATTCATTactaatatctttaaatgttaaaaatataaaaatattgtgaaaaaaaagtattccgTCAAGTTTGCTCACATACAATAATACGCTTTGCGGAAGAGCTTCGTGAGCTATTTCGGTCGTGTCAGCGTGTCTGGACTTTAAAAAGAATCGGCTGTATTATAGCGGGACTATTTGATGAAGATGAAGGATTCCAAACGATGTTCGAATCATCGGTGAGAGTGATTAACAAAGAAAGGCATGAAAACGAAGAACTCTCAAATGTGTTTTTGGGACCGGAAGCGATCCAAGTTGAAACAGATTTGTTCGAGATATCATTGAAAGGTAAAGCATTGTAGCTAATGTCAAAATGACATGATAGGAATTGGCACTAAATTATATCCAAAATTTTGTATCAGTTTACGTCTGATATCAAAATGCATTAAACAACAAgacgattatatttatcttttttaatgaaacacaAACATAAGCACACAGTAACATTATGACACGcttatgtcttttttttttagatgcttaaataaaatttatatatgtgaatgtAATACAGTgtcgtataataatatgtccttacatttctcaaataaaaattaagtaataaataatgactaaattgcaattatttttccgaAATAACGCAATGTTATCATTGTATTTTGTACTGATCTTTTTCGAAATGTTTAGTATGCGAGCTGGTAAAAACAGGAATAGTTGGGATCTTTGGACCTCAAAAAAAGGTGACCGCAGAGTACGTGCAAAGCATATGCGATACAATGGAAGTGCCACACATTTCCGTGCGACAGGATTCTAGTGAATCATTTCAGTCACGTGGATTAAGTTTGAATTTCTATCCGCACGTGAGCTCGTTATCACAAGTAAGTAACTGAAGTTTGAAAgatctatattataattgcatattaaaataaataatatgagtaatattatatatatattataataaattttgaattacataataaaattatttatttatatataaatacgataaaatttctgtctgacatataaaaattgaaaaataaataataaatcaattgcaattatcataaaatattggcatatcatttttgtatcttttattccttttcatttataagctttcttgaaattttaatcttaccCTTACATTTGACGTATAAATGTAACATAACGATCGCCAACGAAACTTTTACAGATATACTATCAACTGGTAATAGATTTGAAATGGAAGAATTTTGCAATACTATACGAAAACACCGACAGTCTTATTCGCATGCGTCTTTTGCTGAAACGATCGGACCCTCACGGCAACTCTGCATTTATGTATCACTTGGGTGACGGACCGAATTATAGGTACAgaatacagaaatatttaatttcgtaGTGTATCTCGAAAGGATCTTCTAATCCCTCAATCATGCAAAAGTGGTTTAAATTTTCTGGAGATATCCTGCAGGATATGATTGATTGATTGTCACCTTTGTCTATTCCTATTTATGAAATACATGTACATACTTATCAACGTCATATCATTTGATAACGTTTTTGTCATCACTTTTTGTAAAACACTCGTTTGCTTATTCTTAAaactatcattaaaatatattgttgcgTTTTTGCGTTATGATCTtgctgtaatatttatatttttttttcgtttgatCAATTTGGAATAGTCGAACTTTTAATCAAGAAGATAAAGATTTTGTTCCTGAGatgcaacaatatatttaataacacttttcaatatctaaataattttcaaatatttttttgatcgaAAAAGGCAACtagataatttgcaatttacggtcattataagtaataattatgtcattgtaaataataattataaataataattactatgtcgaaaataattaagtgAGAGTAGAAAGATTGGcgagtttaattaattgtgaaaGATTCCCAGGACATTGATTAATTGTATAGCTTGGCATCGAATCCTGTGTAGGCAAGCGATGCAAGAAATCAAAACATCAGATATAGAGAACATTATCATCGATTGTTCGTCCGACATACTCAATGACGTTCTCAAGCAGGCTCAACAAGTTGGCATCTTATCTGAAAAACACAAAGTGATTGTAACATCTTTGGTAAGACATATAAGTtgctttatttacatatacaaactAAAACAATTGCGCtgtcttaataatattaagtcaaaattaaaaattatttcgtgaTAAAATCTACAAGCGTCTCgcataaactttatttttattagaaatctattatatcaaaatacatatgtgtgattattaaaatgcttgttataatattttaataaaaacctataattaataaatgaaaaaatcttttataaaaagtgcaaaaattaatttatgaagatGACACAAATACTTAAAGATTTCGAaagttgaattatttatttttcgatattacattgaatgcaaaattttgatgatatataaattatataagtacaattttgtttgcacaatttattttgcacagTTTATGTACCATCTAAAAGATCTAATAATTAAGATGATATATCgatgaatatatatgcatggCAGGATCTACAAACCTTGGATTTAGAGCCATATCAGTATTCCGGTGTCAACTTCACCGGCTTGCGCCTGATTGACCCTGAAGATCCGATAGTTAGTCAAACTTTCAACAAGCATAAGAACGAATGGGGCTTAGACGATCCCTCGCAGCTACAAGTTGAACCCGCTCTCATGTACGACGCGGTACAATTATTTGCGAGGGCTTTCAAGCAATTAAAAGATGCCATCAAAGGCGATGTGAAGGAATTGCCATGTGACGGTAGTGTCAGATGGGAACACGGCCTGAGTTTGAGCAACTTTATGCGATCGGTAAGATGTGAGGAAAaagtttttgaatatttttttataacgatacaagattttcttttaaccGCGTTACAAATCTTATCACATTATTTCGCTTTCAGACTGAAACACAAGGATTAACGGGCCTCGTAAAATTTGATCGAGACGGTTTCCGCAGTAATATACAATTAGATATTGTACATTTGACCGAAAATGGCTTGAAAAAAATAGGTGTATGGAATAGTACAAATGGAAAGAACATTGATTGGTTGCCAGACACTAAAAAGTCAGATGTCGAATTAAACTTGCAAAATAGAACTTTCATAGTTTTAATATCCCTCACAGCACCGTATGGCTATGAGAAGGAATCATGGACGACACTGACCGGCAACGATCGATACGAAGGTTTCGCTGTTGACTTAATAGATAGTATCAGtcaaatatctaaatttaattatacgttGCAAGTAGAAAAGGACTATGGCTCATACAACAATAGAACCAAAAAATGGTCGGGCATGcttggaaaaattataaatgatgttagtattaattgaatatcaaCTAATGTCActctgatattatttataatcttttatgagattattaggattaaaattataaaatttataagtatcgaagagagaaaaagagatatatacatgatatattttcttttaggaAGCAGATTTTGCCATTACAGATCTTACGATCACTGAGGAAAGACAAAAAGCGGTTGACTTCACAAATCCATTTATGAATTtaggtaatatataatttaatattatttatattatagattttatttaagtttaaaataaatttcttccttatcaatttttttacttatcacttttcattattaattttactattaatttacaaaataattaattcacatAGCTCAAATGTCaagttttatatgatttttcagGTATTAGCATTTTGTATCGCAAAGCTGGCAAACAGTCTCCTAGCCTCTTCTCATTTTTATCGCCATTTTCAAACGAAGTCTGGTCCTATTTAATCggtgtatatattatagtgtctttgctattttttgtaATGGGTAGGCTATGCCCAGCAGAATGGAACAATCCTTATCCTTGTATCGAAGAACCTGAAGAACTTGATAATCAGTTTACATTTAAGAACGCATTCTGGTTTGCTATAGGAGCAATTATGCAGCAGGGCTCTGAAATTGCGCCAatgtaagatatttaaaataataaaaaaatataataataaaataaaataataaaaataattgtttttctttagaCATATTTCGTATGCAGGTAGAGCAGGTAAATCTGAGGAGAAAAATGCTGTaccattttttctataacgcttaataaaagagttattattgagtgaagtctggcctatcatcgccgatctttagctggtCGGTGAGCCGTGCTGGTAATGTGAAAAAATGcgtgctctacctgcacacgacgggtgatgcgattgacgccggacaccctatatatatatatatatatatatatatatatatatatatatatatataattctctattatataaaaaatatttctcagaGAATGAAACTATAAATTCGTTTCTATAAATTGTTTACAGAGGTATCTCAACAAGAATGATGGCTTCATTATGGTGGTTCTTCTGCCTCATTATGGTATCTAGTTACACCGCTAATCTAGCGGCATTTCTGACTGTAGAGACTCCTGTACAGGCTTTCGATAATGTTGAAGAATTAGCAAAGCAAAAACATATCAAATATGGAGCAAAAGATGGAGGAGCCACGTTGAAGTTTTTCGAAGTTAGTAAATTCTTCTATATTTGttgtgatattttatgcaaaaatgacaaattataACGATAACATTGCTctcgtatatgtatgtatgatataatagCAAATTTACACgacatataaaatgcattcgcgcaaacattatttgataattaagttaataatgtaatgtaattcttctaaaatattatttaatttgttgatTTTTCAAAGCATAGCAatctgttaaattttaaataattaagaaattacataatatataatgctgtgattttacattttaactagaaatattaaaaaataatacaaatattaatacaatatcgtaaaaaaatgttaccaacattcatatataacttataaaaaaatatgaccaAAATGTaagacatttaatatataaaatttttattcttcattctcaaaatttttgaattttattggtATAAGTACAAGatccaatttttaaatatacagattgcacttaatttaattatctctaaagttatctaattattttgatgaaatggttattttatatgtaattatttaataaaaaaattaggtatgtaataatagatttttcagGATATTTACactatttactatttttatagcaTATGAGAATAATCTCTTGAACGTAAGACAACTTAAACTACCTCACGATTAAGTAGtcatttgtcatttattatatttatttttcctgcttatataatttatttgttataaatattattactataaatatacataactcttttttttatattatatcatttgctCTCCATATATGCACCAAcaatttttcagttttttgcatattatcattattatcatattatcatctctagagaataatattataataataaaatttagaataatctctcgtaataatattaatccacAATAAT
It encodes the following:
- the LOC126856645 gene encoding glutamate receptor ionotropic, kainate 2-like isoform X1 — protein: MVTKCLLILLAIFLSCVYVSGFPKKVIIAGLFDEDEGFQTMFESSVRVINKERHENEELSNVFLGPEAIQVETDLFEISLKVCELVKTGIVGIFGPQKKVTAEYVQSICDTMEVPHISVRQDSSESFQSRGLSLNFYPHVSSLSQIYYQLVIDLKWKNFAILYENTDSLIRMRLLLKRSDPHGNSAFMYHLGDGPNYRTLINCIAWHRILCRQAMQEIKTSDIENIIIDCSSDILNDVLKQAQQVGILSEKHKVIVTSLDLQTLDLEPYQYSGVNFTGLRLIDPEDPIVSQTFNKHKNEWGLDDPSQLQVEPALMYDAVQLFARAFKQLKDAIKGDVKELPCDGSVRWEHGLSLSNFMRSTETQGLTGLVKFDRDGFRSNIQLDIVHLTENGLKKIGVWNSTNGKNIDWLPDTKKSDVELNLQNRTFIVLISLTAPYGYEKESWTTLTGNDRYEGFAVDLIDSISQISKFNYTLQVEKDYGSYNNRTKKWSGMLGKIINDEADFAITDLTITEERQKAVDFTNPFMNLGISILYRKAGKQSPSLFSFLSPFSNEVWSYLIGVYIIVSLLFFVMGRLCPAEWNNPYPCIEEPEELDNQFTFKNAFWFAIGAIMQQGSEIAPIGISTRMMASLWWFFCLIMVSSYTANLAAFLTVETPVQAFDNVEELAKQKHIKYGAKDGGATLKFFEHSDHSTYKDMFEFMKANKDDVLPKENDIGVNKVKTENYAFLMESSSIEYITERECKVAKVGGLLDEKGYGIAMKKDSPHRPKFNAALLKLSESGGIADLQKKWWKEKRGGGKCKDDGGSNSAEELGVAHVGGVFLVLTVGVALSCIYTIFELLWDVAQTSIQENVPFKEELINELKFIIKFSGSKSTRRRNGASSKSEENSTRGCTPPYGFIPTVITTSPTDDK
- the LOC126856645 gene encoding glutamate receptor ionotropic, kainate 2-like isoform X2; translation: MVTKCLLILLAIFLSCVYVSGFPKKVIIAGLFDEDEGFQTMFESSVRVINKERHENEELSNVFLGPEAIQVETDLFEISLKVCELVKTGIVGIFGPQKKVTAEYVQSICDTMEVPHISVRQDSSESFQSRGLSLNFYPHVSSLSQIYYQLVIDLKWKNFAILYENTDSLIRMRLLLKRSDPHGNSAFMYHLGDGPNYRQAMQEIKTSDIENIIIDCSSDILNDVLKQAQQVGILSEKHKVIVTSLDLQTLDLEPYQYSGVNFTGLRLIDPEDPIVSQTFNKHKNEWGLDDPSQLQVEPALMYDAVQLFARAFKQLKDAIKGDVKELPCDGSVRWEHGLSLSNFMRSTETQGLTGLVKFDRDGFRSNIQLDIVHLTENGLKKIGVWNSTNGKNIDWLPDTKKSDVELNLQNRTFIVLISLTAPYGYEKESWTTLTGNDRYEGFAVDLIDSISQISKFNYTLQVEKDYGSYNNRTKKWSGMLGKIINDEADFAITDLTITEERQKAVDFTNPFMNLGISILYRKAGKQSPSLFSFLSPFSNEVWSYLIGVYIIVSLLFFVMGRLCPAEWNNPYPCIEEPEELDNQFTFKNAFWFAIGAIMQQGSEIAPIGISTRMMASLWWFFCLIMVSSYTANLAAFLTVETPVQAFDNVEELAKQKHIKYGAKDGGATLKFFEHSDHSTYKDMFEFMKANKDDVLPKENDIGVNKVKTENYAFLMESSSIEYITERECKVAKVGGLLDEKGYGIAMKKDSPHRPKFNAALLKLSESGGIADLQKKWWKEKRGGGKCKDDGGSNSAEELGVAHVGGVFLVLTVGVALSCIYTIFELLWDVAQTSIQENVPFKEELINELKFIIKFSGSKSTRRRNGASSKSEENSTRGCTPPYGFIPTVITTSPTDDK